Proteins from one Xenorhabdus griffiniae genomic window:
- a CDS encoding phage head closure protein, protein MRAGTLRHRIKLFRPVITQGELGAEIIKSEYITTVWAKVKAMSNRKIRTADQQHVVEVQQFTVRPRKDVEPHWLVEHQGRLFTVRAIDRNCPDRAIITTEADVRHDRV, encoded by the coding sequence ATGAGAGCCGGAACGCTGCGCCATCGCATCAAACTGTTTCGCCCCGTTATCACACAGGGTGAACTGGGTGCCGAGATCATTAAATCCGAATATATCACCACCGTCTGGGCGAAAGTAAAGGCAATGTCTAACCGCAAAATCCGCACCGCTGACCAGCAACACGTGGTCGAAGTGCAACAGTTTACTGTCAGGCCAAGAAAGGATGTTGAACCCCATTGGCTGGTTGAGCACCAGGGGCGATTGTTTACTGTTCGTGCTATAGACCGCAACTGCCCTGACCGTGCCATTATCACCACGGAAGCGGATGTACGCCATGATAGAGTCTGA
- a CDS encoding tail assembly protein, with the protein MNTLRTIRLYGVLGARFGRVHKLAVATPQEAIRALSVLIEGFEHFLLTAKARGITFAVFNGKRNLTRDELAFPGEATIRIAPIIIGSKKGGIFQTILGAVMVVAGAVMWATPWGAPMIMSGVGMMLGGVVQMLSPTPGGLARREDPDNKPSYAFGGPVNTVAQGNPVPIGYGRRRIGGAVISAGIYAEDQQ; encoded by the coding sequence ATGAACACACTCAGAACCATCCGGTTATACGGTGTACTCGGTGCCCGCTTCGGGCGGGTACACAAACTGGCCGTTGCCACCCCACAGGAAGCGATCCGGGCGCTGTCTGTCCTGATTGAGGGCTTTGAACACTTTCTGTTGACGGCAAAAGCACGCGGAATCACTTTTGCCGTGTTCAATGGTAAACGCAATCTTACGCGTGACGAACTGGCCTTTCCCGGCGAGGCCACTATCCGTATTGCCCCGATAATTATCGGCAGCAAAAAAGGGGGCATTTTCCAAACTATCTTGGGCGCAGTTATGGTGGTTGCTGGCGCAGTGATGTGGGCGACTCCATGGGGAGCACCCATGATCATGTCGGGGGTGGGCATGATGCTGGGAGGCGTGGTACAGATGCTCTCTCCGACCCCGGGAGGACTGGCCCGGCGTGAAGATCCCGACAACAAACCGTCCTATGCCTTCGGTGGCCCGGTGAACACCGTTGCTCAGGGTAATCCTGTCCCCATCGGTTACGGCAGACGCCGTATCGGGGGAGCTGTTATCTCTGCTGGAATCTACGCTGAAGATCAGCAATAA
- a CDS encoding phage major capsid protein, whose translation MKLHELKQRCNTIAAEMRTLHDKIGDNAWTEEQRTEWNRAKTELDSINEQIQREESLRSLDQQLVDNTEPEQRNQPANPETEQQERRAAAFDKFLRHGLGEMTTEERQALRELRTQGVSPDEKGGYTVPTQMLNKMVEAMKAYGGIASVAQILSTSTGQTIEWSTADGTKEEGELLGENTAASEEDTTFGTESLGAKKLSSKIIRVSNELLLDSGIDMEAYLAKRIAERIGRGEARYLVKGTGKGSPQQPKGLETSVTGTVDAAAKFGWKDINALKHALDPAYRNTGTFRWAFNDSTLKLITEMEDAQRRPLWLPEIAGVVPSTVLGVPYVIDQAIADMGAGNKFIYCGDFNRFIIRRVAYMTLRRLVERYADYDQTAFLAFHRFDCILEDTAAIKALVGKGSASAG comes from the coding sequence ATGAAATTGCATGAACTGAAACAACGCTGTAACACCATCGCGGCCGAAATGCGCACCCTGCATGATAAAATCGGGGATAACGCCTGGACGGAAGAGCAGCGCACCGAATGGAACAGAGCCAAAACGGAACTGGACAGCATCAACGAGCAAATCCAGCGCGAGGAATCGTTGCGCAGTCTGGATCAGCAACTGGTGGACAACACCGAACCGGAACAGCGCAATCAGCCGGCTAACCCCGAAACCGAACAGCAGGAGCGCCGCGCAGCCGCGTTTGATAAGTTCCTGCGTCACGGTTTGGGGGAAATGACCACCGAGGAACGTCAGGCGTTGCGGGAGTTGCGCACACAGGGTGTTTCCCCCGATGAAAAAGGCGGTTACACCGTCCCCACCCAGATGTTGAATAAGATGGTGGAAGCCATGAAAGCCTACGGGGGGATCGCTAGTGTTGCACAAATTCTCAGTACCTCCACCGGGCAAACTATCGAGTGGTCCACCGCCGATGGCACGAAAGAAGAAGGCGAGCTGCTGGGTGAAAACACCGCAGCCAGTGAAGAAGACACCACGTTCGGCACGGAATCCCTGGGGGCAAAAAAACTTTCTTCCAAAATTATTCGGGTTTCCAATGAGCTGTTGTTGGATTCTGGTATTGATATGGAAGCCTATCTGGCTAAACGCATTGCCGAGCGCATCGGGCGCGGTGAAGCCCGGTATCTGGTCAAAGGCACCGGCAAGGGCAGCCCGCAACAACCCAAGGGACTGGAAACGTCCGTGACCGGCACAGTGGATGCCGCCGCCAAGTTTGGCTGGAAAGACATAAACGCCCTGAAACACGCCCTTGATCCAGCATACCGCAATACCGGCACCTTCCGCTGGGCGTTCAATGACAGCACGCTGAAACTCATCACCGAGATGGAGGATGCACAGCGTCGCCCGTTGTGGTTGCCTGAGATTGCGGGCGTGGTGCCGTCTACCGTGCTGGGGGTGCCGTATGTCATTGATCAGGCCATTGCTGACATGGGTGCAGGGAACAAGTTTATCTACTGCGGGGACTTCAACCGTTTCATTATTCGCCGCGTGGCCTACATGACACTGAGACGGCTGGTTGAGCGCTATGCGGATTATGACCAGACAGCATTTCTGGCCTTCCACCGCTTCGACTGCATTCTGGAAGACACCGCCGCCATCAAGGCATTGGTCGGCAAGGGCAGTGCTTCCGCAGGTTAA
- a CDS encoding phage tail tape measure protein: protein MANLSTLTVGLLVNATSFKSQIMDAYRYAGQESQRFTDKSVAEAKKLQKTYSSLASQIKSVFGQLALLAGTGFSLNTIISHTRKYGQALSDLSAITGATGEQLKKLDENAQRIGRTTEFGATRIADAFKLMASAKPELLNSTEALTLATEKAVILAQASGIDLPDATRALALSLNQFGASAEQADRFINVLAAGAKYGSSEINETAQAIKNGGTAAALAGISFEELGAAIQILAERGIKGGEAGTAIRNVILALERSTDKKLKPSVVGLSSALEYLTGKNFSTAQAVKLFGRANVSAASNLVTGREKLQELTQALTDTQVAYEQAGARANNLGADLDVLTSAFEGMAINIGQSADGPLRTGVQGVTTAINSLSENFNTLIHLALHTLLPVMAIKMTAGLRENISAWKATEKATRRAAKQKAETARRTIEQANATIQLTQRQGEHIERLRQLNGQHGLFVSYAKESKALYRQETEAFRQKERATKLLEAANRRLSFSYRALSVAGGFARGALALIGGPFGAAMLAGSAIYYFHQRAQEARESATNLKDAVLETKEALMQLSKIELSSKVLKHRDALDKQKEETAKIWLDLQGKKNIVSGVGIGGLWANKKKAQEAVIHAEAEYEKALKVE, encoded by the coding sequence ATGGCTAATTTATCCACGTTGACGGTCGGCTTGCTGGTTAACGCGACCTCGTTTAAATCCCAGATCATGGATGCCTATCGCTATGCCGGGCAGGAATCACAACGCTTTACCGATAAATCGGTGGCGGAGGCTAAAAAGCTGCAAAAAACCTACAGCTCACTGGCATCACAGATCAAATCGGTCTTCGGGCAACTGGCGTTACTGGCAGGCACAGGCTTTTCACTGAATACGATTATCTCCCATACCCGCAAATACGGGCAGGCGCTGTCTGACCTGTCCGCCATTACCGGTGCAACCGGCGAGCAATTAAAGAAACTGGATGAAAATGCCCAACGTATCGGGCGTACCACAGAGTTTGGCGCTACCCGGATTGCGGACGCCTTCAAGCTGATGGCCTCAGCCAAACCGGAATTGCTGAACAGCACAGAGGCGCTGACATTAGCAACCGAAAAAGCGGTGATACTGGCGCAGGCATCCGGCATTGATCTGCCCGATGCCACCCGCGCACTGGCGTTATCACTCAACCAGTTCGGGGCGAGTGCCGAGCAAGCCGACCGCTTTATCAACGTGCTGGCGGCGGGCGCGAAATATGGTTCTTCTGAAATCAATGAGACCGCTCAGGCGATTAAAAACGGCGGTACAGCCGCCGCGCTGGCGGGGATCAGCTTTGAGGAACTGGGCGCTGCTATTCAGATACTGGCAGAGCGGGGCATCAAAGGCGGCGAGGCAGGCACGGCGATCCGTAATGTGATACTGGCGCTGGAACGTTCCACTGACAAGAAGCTGAAACCTTCCGTGGTGGGGTTGTCGTCGGCACTGGAATATTTAACTGGCAAAAACTTCTCTACAGCGCAAGCGGTAAAGTTATTTGGTCGGGCGAATGTCAGTGCGGCGTCTAACTTAGTGACTGGGCGAGAAAAGCTGCAAGAACTGACCCAAGCCCTGACGGATACGCAAGTTGCCTATGAGCAGGCGGGCGCTCGCGCTAATAACCTTGGAGCGGATCTGGATGTGCTGACCAGTGCGTTTGAAGGAATGGCGATTAACATCGGGCAAAGTGCAGATGGTCCGTTGCGTACAGGTGTACAGGGAGTCACCACGGCGATTAATAGCCTTTCTGAGAACTTTAACACCCTAATTCATCTTGCTTTACATACCTTATTGCCCGTTATGGCGATAAAAATGACAGCGGGGTTACGTGAAAATATCAGCGCATGGAAGGCAACGGAAAAAGCCACTCGCCGTGCTGCCAAACAGAAAGCGGAAACGGCCAGACGCACGATTGAGCAGGCCAATGCCACCATTCAGCTCACTCAGCGTCAGGGCGAACATATCGAAAGGTTGCGACAGCTCAATGGGCAGCATGGTCTTTTCGTTAGTTACGCTAAAGAATCAAAAGCGTTATATCGGCAGGAAACCGAGGCTTTCAGACAAAAGGAAAGAGCAACAAAGTTGCTTGAGGCCGCTAATCGCCGCTTATCTTTTTCCTACCGAGCATTATCTGTTGCCGGGGGATTTGCCCGTGGTGCGCTTGCTCTGATCGGTGGGCCGTTCGGGGCGGCGATGCTGGCAGGTTCTGCTATCTATTACTTCCATCAACGGGCGCAAGAGGCTCGCGAAAGTGCAACCAATTTAAAGGATGCCGTGCTCGAAACAAAAGAGGCGTTGATGCAGCTTTCCAAAATCGAACTGTCATCTAAGGTTCTAAAACACCGGGATGCACTGGATAAGCAAAAAGAGGAAACCGCCAAAATATGGCTTGATTTGCAGGGTAAGAAAAATATTGTTTCCGGTGTTGGGATTGGCGGCCTGTGGGCGAACAAAAAGAAAGCACAAGAAGCCGTTATACACGCAGAGGCGGAATACGAAAAAGCGCTTAAAGTAGAGTAG
- a CDS encoding head-tail connector protein: protein MPFPSLEKLRQQCRIDSDNDTEDTLLKTYAGAAIKRAENYLNRRLYEDTVPEDDLDGLLASEDVELAIMLTVGYWYENREAQSMPAGFKALLEPYRYIPL, encoded by the coding sequence ATGCCTTTCCCTTCCCTTGAAAAACTCCGGCAACAATGCCGTATTGACAGTGATAATGATACCGAGGATACCTTGCTGAAAACCTATGCCGGCGCCGCCATAAAACGAGCAGAAAATTACCTGAACCGCCGTTTGTATGAAGACACCGTACCGGAGGATGATCTCGACGGATTACTGGCCTCAGAGGATGTCGAGCTGGCGATTATGCTGACCGTGGGGTACTGGTATGAAAACCGTGAGGCTCAGTCCATGCCCGCCGGATTTAAGGCGCTATTAGAGCCGTATCGTTATATCCCGCTATAG
- a CDS encoding phage minor tail protein L yields the protein MSLNTDLQQLEPGSKIHLFSVDGAAFGGPELFFHSHPIPLTDVELASGETLPVKSLWWQGVEYKPWPVSIEGLEITGDGRAVTPTLNVANLDGSISALCLAYQNMVQAKVTIRMTFAHYLDARNFPDGNPQADPTQEKIDVFYIDSKTREDNENIQFSLSSPADLQGIKIPTRQIHSLCTWCIRGQYRKSPCGYTDTRYFDGKGHPTDDPAKDSCGGLMSDCKKRFGDTAQLPFGGFPGSAMLRR from the coding sequence ATGAGTTTGAATACTGATCTCCAACAACTTGAGCCGGGGAGCAAAATCCACTTATTTTCTGTTGACGGCGCTGCCTTTGGCGGACCGGAACTCTTTTTTCACAGCCACCCCATCCCTCTGACCGACGTCGAACTGGCAAGCGGCGAGACGCTGCCGGTGAAATCGCTCTGGTGGCAAGGCGTGGAATACAAACCTTGGCCTGTCAGTATCGAGGGGCTGGAAATCACCGGCGATGGTCGGGCGGTAACGCCCACCTTGAATGTCGCCAACTTGGATGGCTCGATTAGCGCATTGTGTCTGGCCTATCAGAATATGGTGCAGGCAAAGGTCACGATCCGCATGACCTTTGCGCATTATCTGGATGCCCGTAATTTCCCTGACGGGAATCCGCAAGCTGATCCGACACAGGAAAAAATCGATGTTTTCTACATCGACAGTAAGACGCGGGAAGATAACGAAAATATCCAGTTTTCCCTCTCTTCCCCGGCTGATTTACAGGGCATTAAAATTCCGACGCGTCAAATTCATAGCCTGTGTACCTGGTGCATTCGCGGACAGTACCGAAAGTCGCCGTGTGGTTATACCGACACCCGCTATTTTGATGGGAAGGGGCATCCGACTGATGATCCGGCGAAAGACAGCTGCGGGGGATTGATGAGCGATTGCAAAAAGCGTTTTGGTGACACAGCACAGTTACCTTTTGGCGGCTTCCCCGGTTCTGCGATGCTGAGGCGGTGA
- a CDS encoding HK97 family phage prohead protease, with translation MSDREMRCYSGEVRTETLENQPTRIVGYGSVFNSRSEPLWGFREIIKPGAFDDVLNDDVRGLFNHDPNFILGRSTSGTLSLSVDERGLQYTLQVPDTQTIRDLVLAPMQRGDINQSSFAFRIARDGEHWYEDEEGIVIREIMQFSRLYDVSPVTYPAYQEADSAVRSLQAWQEARSSGAFQRAINQKMARERILTLLNI, from the coding sequence ATGAGTGACAGAGAAATGCGCTGTTACAGCGGTGAAGTGCGAACGGAAACACTGGAGAACCAGCCGACGCGCATTGTCGGCTATGGATCGGTGTTTAACAGCCGCTCAGAACCGCTCTGGGGCTTTCGTGAAATTATCAAGCCGGGCGCGTTTGATGATGTTTTGAATGATGATGTACGCGGGCTGTTTAACCATGACCCTAATTTTATTCTAGGGCGTAGTACCTCCGGTACCTTGTCGCTCTCCGTGGATGAGCGCGGGCTACAATATACCCTTCAGGTACCGGATACCCAGACGATACGTGATTTGGTGCTGGCACCCATGCAACGGGGCGATATTAACCAGTCTTCCTTTGCTTTTCGGATCGCCCGTGATGGCGAACATTGGTACGAGGATGAGGAAGGGATCGTTATCCGGGAAATCATGCAATTTTCCCGCCTGTATGACGTAAGTCCGGTGACCTATCCGGCGTATCAGGAAGCGGACTCTGCGGTTCGCTCTCTGCAAGCCTGGCAGGAAGCCCGCAGCAGCGGGGCATTCCAGCGAGCAATTAACCAAAAAATGGCGCGTGAGCGCATTCTGACTTTACTGAATATTTAG
- a CDS encoding phage tail protein, with protein sequence MATSPEYAVLPAGTVVKFGQSGDSVAQMKPLINCKALGATGLTGSFVDCTTLIDTNKQFISDMPEGPEKSLGFIDDPENEDFVAFLNAAEKRETVQFYIALPNKRTATLVLALSGWEMNDINAPASEVIQITVKGKQNNLVWGITETKTGVTQ encoded by the coding sequence ATGGCAACCTCCCCTGAATACGCGGTATTACCCGCGGGAACAGTCGTCAAGTTTGGTCAGTCTGGTGACAGCGTGGCGCAGATGAAACCCTTAATTAACTGTAAGGCACTAGGGGCAACGGGACTGACGGGCAGTTTTGTTGACTGCACCACTCTGATTGATACCAACAAGCAGTTTATTTCCGATATGCCGGAAGGCCCGGAAAAATCCCTCGGTTTTATTGACGACCCGGAAAATGAAGACTTCGTCGCTTTCCTGAATGCGGCTGAAAAGCGTGAAACCGTCCAGTTCTACATTGCCCTGCCGAACAAACGTACCGCCACCCTGGTACTGGCCTTGTCCGGCTGGGAAATGAACGACATTAACGCCCCGGCGAGTGAAGTAATCCAAATTACCGTCAAGGGTAAACAAAACAACCTCGTCTGGGGTATCACTGAAACGAAAACAGGAGTCACCCAATGA
- a CDS encoding HK97-gp10 family putative phage morphogenesis protein, which produces MITAQTTGWTELGRKLQALDAALQTDIMRKAGKAAMQIVQEDMQAHAGYDPKSRQPHLRDNIHIRTAKSRVFEGGVMITVGPAKAHRLKALAQEMGTIKQVAQPFIRPALDYNKQAVLKVLAQEIRAALSAYIK; this is translated from the coding sequence ATGATCACGGCGCAAACGACAGGGTGGACTGAACTGGGTCGCAAATTGCAAGCGTTGGATGCAGCTCTCCAAACCGACATTATGCGAAAAGCGGGTAAAGCGGCGATGCAGATTGTGCAGGAAGATATGCAGGCGCATGCGGGTTATGACCCGAAAAGCAGACAACCACACTTGCGGGACAATATCCACATTCGCACCGCAAAATCCAGGGTATTCGAGGGCGGCGTGATGATCACCGTTGGCCCGGCGAAAGCACACCGACTGAAAGCACTGGCGCAGGAAATGGGCACGATCAAACAGGTCGCGCAACCCTTTATCCGCCCGGCGCTGGATTACAACAAACAGGCCGTTTTAAAGGTACTGGCGCAGGAAATCCGCGCCGCCTTGTCGGCTTACATTAAGTAA
- a CDS encoding C40 family peptidase translates to MLRKHIIRAIMAHAQNTYPAECCGLVIQHHRRQRYLPCRNTAAAPTEQFSIHPDDYAAAEDQGTLVAIVHSHPDATTQPSQLDIAQCDLSQVPWVIASWPEGDIRTVMPTEGIKPLIGRPFVHGIWDCYAIVRDWYRSERGISIPDFARTDGWWERGENLYMKHYAAAGFVLCHGELQAGDVIIMQVQADEPNHAGLYLGDGLMLHHLYGQLSKREPYHGYWQERTMVTLRHHHLPAPAFFLSE, encoded by the coding sequence ATGCTGCGAAAACATATTATCCGCGCCATCATGGCACACGCCCAGAACACCTATCCGGCCGAATGCTGCGGATTGGTCATCCAACACCATCGTCGGCAACGCTATCTCCCGTGCCGCAATACTGCTGCAGCACCGACTGAGCAGTTCAGCATTCATCCTGACGATTACGCGGCAGCCGAAGATCAAGGTACGCTGGTGGCTATTGTCCATAGCCACCCCGACGCGACGACGCAACCAAGTCAGTTGGATATCGCCCAGTGTGACCTGTCACAAGTGCCGTGGGTGATAGCTTCTTGGCCAGAGGGAGATATTCGTACCGTGATGCCGACTGAGGGAATAAAACCCTTGATTGGTCGCCCGTTTGTACACGGTATTTGGGATTGTTACGCCATCGTGCGGGACTGGTATCGATCAGAACGCGGGATCTCGATACCTGATTTTGCCCGCACTGATGGCTGGTGGGAGCGGGGCGAAAATTTGTATATGAAACACTATGCGGCAGCAGGTTTTGTCCTCTGCCACGGTGAATTGCAGGCAGGAGATGTGATCATTATGCAGGTGCAGGCCGACGAACCCAACCATGCAGGTCTCTATCTGGGTGACGGCCTGATGCTGCACCACCTGTACGGCCAGCTCAGCAAACGGGAACCTTATCACGGCTACTGGCAGGAGCGCACCATGGTTACCCTGCGCCATCACCACCTTCCCGCACCTGCGTTTTTTTTATCGGAGTAA
- the ltrA gene encoding group II intron reverse transcriptase/maturase, with the protein MIAKALNTAFEKVRVLQRKLYLAAKADPKRKFGVLYDKVCSGRVLVMAWTQVKANKGSSGIDRLTIDKIETEIGVGNFLQDIQKKLVQKKYSPQPVRRVYIPKPDGKERPLGIPVIEDRVVQAAVKIVIEPLFEASFKDFSYGFRPRRNAQQALREIYKWLNFKCYWVVDADLKSYFDTIPHDKLLLSVRTRVIDRSVVKLIEMWLKAGVMEEGNLKAGIAGTPQGGVISPLLANLYLHWLDHIWEKEGFNQREHDAHLVRYADDFVILCKKAPRFYLAQACKVLDRLGLTLNTEKTKVVHAIKSPFDFLGHRFAVQPSKRDGKLRTYYYPSPEAMKRVKRKIREVTRKGQHRDLPELIRTEINPILRGWGNYFKTCNSRMHFKSIANYTIWTLCIMLRKKHKKRTKGWRDHPPSWFYKYHGLFKLYSLSINGNEVSRYARLVTS; encoded by the coding sequence GTGATTGCGAAAGCTCTAAACACGGCATTTGAAAAGGTACGAGTACTGCAACGCAAGCTATACCTGGCAGCCAAGGCGGATCCAAAACGTAAATTTGGTGTTCTGTATGACAAGGTATGTAGTGGTCGTGTGCTTGTTATGGCATGGACGCAGGTTAAAGCCAATAAAGGTTCTTCAGGAATTGACAGGTTAACAATCGATAAGATTGAAACTGAAATTGGTGTAGGTAACTTTCTGCAAGACATCCAGAAGAAGCTAGTTCAAAAGAAGTACTCTCCTCAACCGGTGCGTAGGGTTTACATTCCTAAACCGGATGGAAAGGAAAGACCACTGGGCATACCTGTTATTGAAGATCGTGTAGTTCAGGCAGCAGTAAAGATAGTCATAGAACCGCTTTTCGAAGCGAGTTTTAAAGATTTTTCATATGGCTTTCGGCCTCGCAGAAATGCGCAGCAGGCGCTGAGAGAAATCTATAAGTGGCTAAATTTTAAATGTTACTGGGTGGTAGATGCTGATTTGAAGTCTTATTTTGACACTATCCCCCATGATAAATTGTTGTTATCGGTGAGAACCAGAGTCATAGATCGCTCAGTTGTGAAACTGATTGAAATGTGGCTGAAAGCTGGAGTAATGGAAGAGGGAAACCTGAAAGCGGGGATAGCAGGAACTCCACAAGGAGGCGTGATATCTCCACTACTGGCTAATCTTTACCTGCACTGGCTGGATCATATCTGGGAAAAAGAGGGATTCAATCAGCGTGAGCATGACGCTCATCTTGTTCGTTATGCCGATGACTTTGTCATTTTGTGTAAGAAAGCACCGAGGTTTTATCTGGCTCAAGCCTGTAAGGTACTTGATCGGCTTGGATTGACGCTAAATACCGAAAAGACGAAAGTCGTTCATGCAATAAAGTCACCGTTTGACTTTCTGGGGCACAGGTTTGCAGTGCAGCCGTCCAAAAGGGATGGAAAATTGAGAACCTATTACTACCCCTCACCAGAAGCGATGAAAAGAGTAAAGCGAAAGATTCGTGAAGTGACACGAAAAGGTCAGCATCGGGATCTTCCGGAGCTAATCAGAACAGAAATAAACCCAATCCTTAGAGGGTGGGGTAATTATTTCAAGACGTGCAACTCCCGGATGCATTTCAAAAGCATCGCAAATTACACGATATGGACACTCTGTATTATGTTGAGGAAGAAGCACAAGAAGCGAACTAAAGGATGGAGGGACCATCCGCCGAGCTGGTTCTACAAGTATCACGGGTTATTTAAGTTGTATAGTCTGTCGATAAACGGAAACGAAGTCAGTCGGTATGCTCGCCTTGTAACGTCGTAA
- a CDS encoding phage tail protein gives MKALKAALLTPRPQIKAVELFGTRVNLRRLTAAELLDLEELAEKLSDAGNGREASRLNIQMVLDCLVDDKGKPIPAGDLPTAEELMTLHDNATLIDAIQTVKRHSIGTLEDAEKN, from the coding sequence ATGAAAGCATTGAAAGCCGCCTTATTAACCCCGCGCCCACAGATTAAAGCTGTTGAACTGTTTGGCACCCGCGTTAACCTGCGTCGCCTGACTGCCGCCGAGTTGTTGGATCTGGAAGAGCTCGCCGAAAAGCTGAGTGACGCGGGGAACGGGCGTGAAGCCTCCCGTCTGAATATCCAGATGGTGCTGGATTGTCTGGTGGATGACAAGGGGAAGCCCATTCCTGCCGGTGATCTGCCCACGGCAGAAGAGTTGATGACCCTTCACGATAATGCCACCTTGATTGACGCTATTCAGACCGTAAAACGCCATTCCATTGGTACGCTGGAGGACGCCGAAAAAAACTAA
- a CDS encoding phage tail protein: protein MVKIKTFDFPARVGAVGEFEPVVRSVQFGDGYRQSIGEGLNALREQWPLSFVGVWSDIEPIVDFLREHQGWRAFKWRNPLSELGLYQAGKFSLQANNTYFTLSVTLNRIYHPYYLHTEKRISR from the coding sequence ATGGTAAAAATAAAAACATTTGATTTTCCTGCCCGCGTTGGCGCGGTAGGGGAATTCGAGCCGGTAGTGCGTTCCGTGCAGTTCGGTGACGGTTACCGGCAGAGCATCGGGGAGGGGCTGAACGCCTTGCGGGAACAGTGGCCACTCTCTTTTGTGGGTGTTTGGTCTGACATCGAACCTATCGTGGATTTTTTGCGCGAACATCAAGGCTGGCGTGCCTTCAAATGGCGCAATCCCCTGTCTGAACTGGGGCTGTATCAGGCCGGTAAATTCAGCCTGCAGGCCAACAATACTTACTTCACCCTGTCTGTCACCCTGAATCGGATTTACCACCCCTATTATTTACACACCGAAAAGAGGATTAGCCGATGA